In one Myripristis murdjan chromosome 5, fMyrMur1.1, whole genome shotgun sequence genomic region, the following are encoded:
- the si:ch211-286o17.1 gene encoding hematopoietic progenitor cell antigen CD34, which yields MAASSAQRPNGPCKMFTLLLVAALFNAGIMAEEEEVITQSFLQVKTEELRGDAMPSTTKSPETGTEGQKLVYPPFITSTSHPAATTPEEGGPAEQPEDGSPGDQGKAADEETGLKVNTVSLETKTLEQQTKAPQPARGDGPNYVPQPAPPSDVICVTKEAVQDKDAVHLKLKAPSNCEDTRSKIASVLQELCGEDCKLNIFQEDNSDEILVSGQYVEDDAVGMAEKFNNDNIKDKTGVEEAVPQWGKNSKLVLVSLLLAGLLLAALLVAGYGLKTHRKNSKGVRLAESFQVDEENQANTLVSVAPLPQEPLDKPTINGESPPENGTNTAPSTNGHSASQTAVADTEM from the exons CTGGTATcatggcagaggaagaggaagtcaTCACACAGAGCTTTCTACAAGTGAAAACGGAGGAACTACGAGGAGACGCGATGCCAAGCACAACTAAATCTCCTG AAACGGGCACGGAAGGCCAGAAGTTGGTTTACCCTCCCTTCATCACCTCCACTTCACACCCGGCTGCTACCACACCAGAGGAGGGAGGGCCAGCAGAGCAGCCTGAAGATGGCAGCCCTGGAGACCAAGGGAAGGCAGCTGATGAGGAAACTGGGCTCAAAGTTAACACGGTGTCCTTGGAAACAAAGACTTTGGAACAACAGACCAAGGCACCTCAGCCCGCCAGGGGTGATGGACCCAACTACGTACCACAG CCTGCTCCACCGTCTGATGTCATCTGTGTCACCAAAGAGGCTGTCCAGGACAAAGATGCTGTCCACCTGAAACTGAAGGCCCCCTCCAACTGT GAAGATACCAGGTCCAAGATTGCTAGTGTTCTGCAAGAGCTGTGTGGGGAAGACTGCAAACTGAACATCTTCCAAGAGGACAACTCTGATGAAATCCTTGTATCTGGGCAGTATGTGGAAG ATGATGCTGTAGGCATGGCTGAGAAGTTCAATAACGACAACATCAAAGATAAG ACTGGCGTGGAAGAGGCGGTTCCTCAATGGGGGAAGAACTCTAAGCTGGTGCTGGTTTCCCTGCTGCTGGCTGGTCTGTTGCTGGCTGCACTGCTGGTAGCTGGATATGGCCTGAAGACCCACCGCAAGAACTCCAAGGGAGTCCGATTG GCCGAGTCTTTCCAGGTGGATGAGGAGAACCAGGCCAATACCCTGGTCTCTGTGGCCCCTCTACCCCAGGAGCCCCTTGACAAGCCCACAATCAATGGAGAATCTCCACCAGAAAATGGGACCAACACCGCACCCTCCACTAACGGACACTCTGCCAGCCAGACTGCCGTTGCCGACACGGAGATGTAA